One window of the Salvia miltiorrhiza cultivar Shanhuang (shh) chromosome 6, IMPLAD_Smil_shh, whole genome shotgun sequence genome contains the following:
- the LOC130987425 gene encoding histone-lysine N-methyltransferase ASHH3 isoform X6, translated as MPAMKKNAVCVGIGQLFNKLVKEIGSPVDFELPESFNKWKPTSSYSYIRRNVYLTKKIKRRLEDDGIFCSCSSSIGTSGACGKDCLCGMLMSSCSSGCKCGNSCLNKPFQQRPMKKMKTVQTEKCGMGVVAEEDINQGDFVIEYVGEVIDDKTCEERLWKMKHRGETNFYLCEINRDMVIDATYKGNKSRYINHSCCPNTEMQKWMIDGETRIGIFATCDIKKGEHLTYDYQFVQFGADQDCHCGATGCRKKLGVKPTKPKIPSDAALKIVTCQVATNCPKLKAVVTNKPVVMICFQDV; from the exons ATGCCTGCAATGAAGAAG AACGCTGTGTGCGTCGGGATTGGGCAGTTATTCAATAAATTGGTGAAGGAGATCGGAAGCCCAGTTGATTTTGAACTTCCCGAGTCTTTCAATAAATGGAAACCGACATCTTCTTACTCATATATCAGACGCA ATGTATATCTTACTAAGAAGATAAAAAGGCGGCTTGAGGATGATGGCATCTTTTGTTCCTGCAGTTCATCAATCGGGACTTCTGGTGCTTGCGGTAAAGATTGCCTCTGCGG TATGCTAATGTCGAGCTGTTCTTCGGGCTGTAAATGTGGGAACTCATGTCTAAATAAACCATTTCAACAAAGGcccatgaagaagatgaagactGTGCAG ACTGAGAAATGTGGAATGGGTGTTGTGGCAGAAGAAGACATCAATCAAGGAGATTTTGTGATAGAATATGTTGGAGAAG TTATTGATGACAAGACATGTGAGGAAAGACTCTGGAAAATGAAACACCGTGGTGAAACAAATTTTTACCTCTGTGAAATCAATCGAGACATGGTTATCGATGCAACTTATAAAGGAAACAAGTCGAGATACATTAATCACAGTTGTTGTCCAAATACCGAAATGCAGAAGTG GATGATTGATGGTGAAACAAGGATTGGGATATTTGCAACCTGTGATATTAAGAAGGGCGAGCATCTGACCTATGACTATCA GTTTGTGCAGTTTGGTGCAGATCAAGATTGCCACTGTGGTGCTACTGGTTGCCGAAAGAAGCTGGGAGTTAAACCCACTAAACCTAAAATACCTTCAGATGCTGCTTTGAAAATAGTAACATGTCAAGTGGCTACAAACTGTCCAAAACTAAAAGCAGTTGTAACAAATAAACCT GTTGTCATGATTTGTTTTCAGGATGTCTAA
- the LOC130987425 gene encoding histone-lysine N-methyltransferase ASHH3 isoform X1: MPAMKKNAVCVGIGQLFNKLVKEIGSPVDFELPESFNKWKPTSSYSYIRRNVYLTKKIKRRLEDDGIFCSCSSSIGTSGACGKDCLCGMLMSSCSSGCKCGNSCLNKPFQQRPMKKMKTVQTEKCGMGVVAEEDINQGDFVIEYVGEVIDDKTCEERLWKMKHRGETNFYLCEINRDMVIDATYKGNKSRYINHSCCPNTEMQKWMIDGETRIGIFATCDIKKGEHLTYDYQFVQFGADQDCHCGATGCRKKLGVKPTKPKIPSDAALKIVTCQVATNCPKLKAVVTNKPVYMNGVPGIGMLLQLLNGCLSQDPSQWKKRRLNCIGSVIRIDQISDRRSFGIIRRFDSDTRKHLIMFEDGNSEFLDLSKEEWEFCNF; the protein is encoded by the exons ATGCCTGCAATGAAGAAG AACGCTGTGTGCGTCGGGATTGGGCAGTTATTCAATAAATTGGTGAAGGAGATCGGAAGCCCAGTTGATTTTGAACTTCCCGAGTCTTTCAATAAATGGAAACCGACATCTTCTTACTCATATATCAGACGCA ATGTATATCTTACTAAGAAGATAAAAAGGCGGCTTGAGGATGATGGCATCTTTTGTTCCTGCAGTTCATCAATCGGGACTTCTGGTGCTTGCGGTAAAGATTGCCTCTGCGG TATGCTAATGTCGAGCTGTTCTTCGGGCTGTAAATGTGGGAACTCATGTCTAAATAAACCATTTCAACAAAGGcccatgaagaagatgaagactGTGCAG ACTGAGAAATGTGGAATGGGTGTTGTGGCAGAAGAAGACATCAATCAAGGAGATTTTGTGATAGAATATGTTGGAGAAG TTATTGATGACAAGACATGTGAGGAAAGACTCTGGAAAATGAAACACCGTGGTGAAACAAATTTTTACCTCTGTGAAATCAATCGAGACATGGTTATCGATGCAACTTATAAAGGAAACAAGTCGAGATACATTAATCACAGTTGTTGTCCAAATACCGAAATGCAGAAGTG GATGATTGATGGTGAAACAAGGATTGGGATATTTGCAACCTGTGATATTAAGAAGGGCGAGCATCTGACCTATGACTATCA GTTTGTGCAGTTTGGTGCAGATCAAGATTGCCACTGTGGTGCTACTGGTTGCCGAAAGAAGCTGGGAGTTAAACCCACTAAACCTAAAATACCTTCAGATGCTGCTTTGAAAATAGTAACATGTCAAGTGGCTACAAACTGTCCAAAACTAAAAGCAGTTGTAACAAATAAACCT GTCTATATGAATGGAGTTCCTGGTATAGGTATGCTGCTCCAGCTACTCAATG GATGTCTAAGTCAGGATCCTTCACAGTGGAAAAAGAGGCGTCTGAATTGCATCGGTTCAGTAATTAGAATTGATCAAATATCAGATAGAAG GTCCTTTGGGATAATAAGACGCTTTGATAGTGATACGAGAAAACATTTG ATCATGTTTGAAGATGGAAATTCTGAATTCCTGGACCTGTCAAAAGAAGAGTGGGAATTTTGTAATTTCTGA
- the LOC130987425 gene encoding histone-lysine N-methyltransferase ASHH3 isoform X5 — MPAMKKNAVCVGIGQLFNKLVKEIGSPVDFELPESFNKWKPTSSYSYIRRNVYLTKKIKRRLEDDGIFCSCSSSIGTSGACGKDCLCGMLMSSCSSGCKCGNSCLNKPFQQRPMKKMKTVQTEKCGMGVVAEEDINQGDFVIEYVGEVIDDKTCEERLWKMKHRGETNFYLCEINRDMVIDATYKGNKSRYINHSCCPNTEMQKWMIDGETRIGIFATCDIKKGEHLTYDYQFVQFGADQDCHCGATGCRKKLGVKPTKPKIPSDAALKIVTCQVATNCPKLKAVVTNKPSFSPVFFFGRSI, encoded by the exons ATGCCTGCAATGAAGAAG AACGCTGTGTGCGTCGGGATTGGGCAGTTATTCAATAAATTGGTGAAGGAGATCGGAAGCCCAGTTGATTTTGAACTTCCCGAGTCTTTCAATAAATGGAAACCGACATCTTCTTACTCATATATCAGACGCA ATGTATATCTTACTAAGAAGATAAAAAGGCGGCTTGAGGATGATGGCATCTTTTGTTCCTGCAGTTCATCAATCGGGACTTCTGGTGCTTGCGGTAAAGATTGCCTCTGCGG TATGCTAATGTCGAGCTGTTCTTCGGGCTGTAAATGTGGGAACTCATGTCTAAATAAACCATTTCAACAAAGGcccatgaagaagatgaagactGTGCAG ACTGAGAAATGTGGAATGGGTGTTGTGGCAGAAGAAGACATCAATCAAGGAGATTTTGTGATAGAATATGTTGGAGAAG TTATTGATGACAAGACATGTGAGGAAAGACTCTGGAAAATGAAACACCGTGGTGAAACAAATTTTTACCTCTGTGAAATCAATCGAGACATGGTTATCGATGCAACTTATAAAGGAAACAAGTCGAGATACATTAATCACAGTTGTTGTCCAAATACCGAAATGCAGAAGTG GATGATTGATGGTGAAACAAGGATTGGGATATTTGCAACCTGTGATATTAAGAAGGGCGAGCATCTGACCTATGACTATCA GTTTGTGCAGTTTGGTGCAGATCAAGATTGCCACTGTGGTGCTACTGGTTGCCGAAAGAAGCTGGGAGTTAAACCCACTAAACCTAAAATACCTTCAGATGCTGCTTTGAAAATAGTAACATGTCAAGTGGCTACAAACTGTCCAAAACTAAAAGCAGTTGTAACAAATAAACCT TCTTTTTCTCCTGTATTCTTTTTTGGAAGGTCTATATGA
- the LOC130987425 gene encoding histone-lysine N-methyltransferase ASHH3 isoform X4, with translation METDIFLLIYQTHSSIGTSGACGKDCLCGMLMSSCSSGCKCGNSCLNKPFQQRPMKKMKTVQTEKCGMGVVAEEDINQGDFVIEYVGEVIDDKTCEERLWKMKHRGETNFYLCEINRDMVIDATYKGNKSRYINHSCCPNTEMQKWMIDGETRIGIFATCDIKKGEHLTYDYQFVQFGADQDCHCGATGCRKKLGVKPTKPKIPSDAALKIVTCQVATNCPKLKAVVTNKPVYMNGVPGIGCLSQDPSQWKKRRLNCIGSVIRIDQISDRRSFGIIRRFDSDTRKHLIMFEDGNSEFLDLSKEEWEFCNF, from the exons ATGGAAACCGACATCTTCTTACTCATATATCAGACGCA TTCATCAATCGGGACTTCTGGTGCTTGCGGTAAAGATTGCCTCTGCGG TATGCTAATGTCGAGCTGTTCTTCGGGCTGTAAATGTGGGAACTCATGTCTAAATAAACCATTTCAACAAAGGcccatgaagaagatgaagactGTGCAG ACTGAGAAATGTGGAATGGGTGTTGTGGCAGAAGAAGACATCAATCAAGGAGATTTTGTGATAGAATATGTTGGAGAAG TTATTGATGACAAGACATGTGAGGAAAGACTCTGGAAAATGAAACACCGTGGTGAAACAAATTTTTACCTCTGTGAAATCAATCGAGACATGGTTATCGATGCAACTTATAAAGGAAACAAGTCGAGATACATTAATCACAGTTGTTGTCCAAATACCGAAATGCAGAAGTG GATGATTGATGGTGAAACAAGGATTGGGATATTTGCAACCTGTGATATTAAGAAGGGCGAGCATCTGACCTATGACTATCA GTTTGTGCAGTTTGGTGCAGATCAAGATTGCCACTGTGGTGCTACTGGTTGCCGAAAGAAGCTGGGAGTTAAACCCACTAAACCTAAAATACCTTCAGATGCTGCTTTGAAAATAGTAACATGTCAAGTGGCTACAAACTGTCCAAAACTAAAAGCAGTTGTAACAAATAAACCT GTCTATATGAATGGAGTTCCTGGTATAG GATGTCTAAGTCAGGATCCTTCACAGTGGAAAAAGAGGCGTCTGAATTGCATCGGTTCAGTAATTAGAATTGATCAAATATCAGATAGAAG GTCCTTTGGGATAATAAGACGCTTTGATAGTGATACGAGAAAACATTTG ATCATGTTTGAAGATGGAAATTCTGAATTCCTGGACCTGTCAAAAGAAGAGTGGGAATTTTGTAATTTCTGA
- the LOC130987425 gene encoding histone-lysine N-methyltransferase ASHH3 isoform X2, with protein sequence MPAMKKNAVCVGIGQLFNKLVKEIGSPVDFELPESFNKWKPTSSYSYIRRNVYLTKKIKRRLEDDGIFCSCSSSIGTSGACGKDCLCGMLMSSCSSGCKCGNSCLNKPFQQRPMKKMKTVQTEKCGMGVVAEEDINQGDFVIEYVGEVIDDKTCEERLWKMKHRGETNFYLCEINRDMVIDATYKGNKSRYINHSCCPNTEMQKWMIDGETRIGIFATCDIKKGEHLTYDYQFVQFGADQDCHCGATGCRKKLGVKPTKPKIPSDAALKIVTCQVATNCPKLKAVVTNKPVYMNGVPGIGCLSQDPSQWKKRRLNCIGSVIRIDQISDRRSFGIIRRFDSDTRKHLIMFEDGNSEFLDLSKEEWEFCNF encoded by the exons ATGCCTGCAATGAAGAAG AACGCTGTGTGCGTCGGGATTGGGCAGTTATTCAATAAATTGGTGAAGGAGATCGGAAGCCCAGTTGATTTTGAACTTCCCGAGTCTTTCAATAAATGGAAACCGACATCTTCTTACTCATATATCAGACGCA ATGTATATCTTACTAAGAAGATAAAAAGGCGGCTTGAGGATGATGGCATCTTTTGTTCCTGCAGTTCATCAATCGGGACTTCTGGTGCTTGCGGTAAAGATTGCCTCTGCGG TATGCTAATGTCGAGCTGTTCTTCGGGCTGTAAATGTGGGAACTCATGTCTAAATAAACCATTTCAACAAAGGcccatgaagaagatgaagactGTGCAG ACTGAGAAATGTGGAATGGGTGTTGTGGCAGAAGAAGACATCAATCAAGGAGATTTTGTGATAGAATATGTTGGAGAAG TTATTGATGACAAGACATGTGAGGAAAGACTCTGGAAAATGAAACACCGTGGTGAAACAAATTTTTACCTCTGTGAAATCAATCGAGACATGGTTATCGATGCAACTTATAAAGGAAACAAGTCGAGATACATTAATCACAGTTGTTGTCCAAATACCGAAATGCAGAAGTG GATGATTGATGGTGAAACAAGGATTGGGATATTTGCAACCTGTGATATTAAGAAGGGCGAGCATCTGACCTATGACTATCA GTTTGTGCAGTTTGGTGCAGATCAAGATTGCCACTGTGGTGCTACTGGTTGCCGAAAGAAGCTGGGAGTTAAACCCACTAAACCTAAAATACCTTCAGATGCTGCTTTGAAAATAGTAACATGTCAAGTGGCTACAAACTGTCCAAAACTAAAAGCAGTTGTAACAAATAAACCT GTCTATATGAATGGAGTTCCTGGTATAG GATGTCTAAGTCAGGATCCTTCACAGTGGAAAAAGAGGCGTCTGAATTGCATCGGTTCAGTAATTAGAATTGATCAAATATCAGATAGAAG GTCCTTTGGGATAATAAGACGCTTTGATAGTGATACGAGAAAACATTTG ATCATGTTTGAAGATGGAAATTCTGAATTCCTGGACCTGTCAAAAGAAGAGTGGGAATTTTGTAATTTCTGA
- the LOC130987405 gene encoding uncharacterized protein LOC130987405, giving the protein MEASCISCGGVSASILGLRRQSISLCQISNRRVCSSSSTPAPIVKTRRRSRKSALAKETAKNGDPLGRRDLGKAVVKWISQGMKAMALDFATAEMEMEEESEFAELMQRMGPGLTFVIQAQPYLNAVPMPVGMEVICLKACTHYPTLFDHFQRELRDVLQQLQSKSLIPDWRHTKSWLLLKDLANSAQHRAIARKTSIPKSAHGVLGLQLDKIRAIQARIDDFTHHMSELLRIERDAELEFTEEELNAIPTPDEHSAKPIEFLVSHSQTEQELCDTICNLNAVSTYTGLGGMHLVLFRVDGNHRLPPTNLSPGDMVCVRICDSRGAGATSCIQGFVNNLGDDGCSITVALESRHGDPTFSKLFGKNIRIDRIQGLADALTYERNCEALMMLHKKGLQKKNCSLAVVSTIFGDKEDIAWLEDNDMVDWGEAELNGLLDNECFDKSQQRAIALGLNKKRPVLVIQGPPGTGKSGVLKQLISLVVKQGERVLVTAPTNAAVDNMVEKLSDIGANIVRVGNPARISPTVASKSLVEIVNNRLADFRSEFERKKSNLRKDLSHCLKDDSLAAGIRQLLKQLGKAMKKKERETVREILSSAQVVLSTNIGAADPMIRWLDSFDLVVIDEAGQAIEPSCWIPILLGKRCILAGDQCQLAPVILSRKALEGGLGVSFLERASTLHEGVLATKLTMQYRMNNAIASWASKEMYNGLLKSSSTVTSHLLSDSPFVKQTWITQCPLLLLDTRMQYGSLSVGCEEQLDPAGTGSFYNDGEADIVVQHVFSLIYAGVSPKSIVIQSPYVAQVQLLRDRLEDIPLAAGVEVATVDSFQGREADAVIISMVRSNNLGAVGFLGDSRRMNVAITRARKHVAIVCDSSTICHNTFLARLLRHIRYFGRVKHVAPGESGGSGLSMNPMLPSVS; this is encoded by the exons ATGGAGGCGTCGTGCATTTCCTGCGGCGGCGTCTCGGCCTCCATATTGGGTTTACGCCGGCAGTCCATTTCACTTTGCCAAATCTCCAATCGTCGAGTGTGCAGCAGTAGCAGCACTCCCGCTCCAATCGTCAAGACCCGAAGAAGAAGCCGAAAGAGTGCCCTAGCCAAAGAGACTGCCAAGAACGGAGACCCCCTGGGGCGGAGGGATTTGGGCAAGGCGGTGGTGAAATGGATCTCCCAGGGCATGAAGGCTATGGCTCTGGATTTCGCGACGGCGGAGATGGAGATGGAGGAGGAGAGTGAGTTTGCGGAGCTGATGCAGCGGATGGGCCCGGGCCTCACCTTTGTTATTCAGGCTCAGCCTTACCTCAATGCGGTCCCCATGCCTGTGGGGATGGAGGTCATCTGCCTCAAGGCCTGCACTCATTATCCCACCCTCTTCGATCACTTTCAGAGGGAGCTCAGAGACGTTCTTCAGCAGCTCCAGAGCAAGTCTCTCATCCCTGACTGGCGTCACACTAAGTCCTGGCTGCTGCTCAAGGACCTCGCCAATTCTG CTCAGCATAGAGCCATAGCCCGGAAGACTTCTATTCCCAAGTCCGCCCACGGGGTTCTTGGCTTACAGCTCGACAAGATCAGAGCCATTCAGGCCAGAATCGACGACTTCACCCACCACATGTCCGAACTGCTTCGCATAGAAAGGGATGCCGAGTTGGAATTCACTGAGGAAGAGCTCAATGCTATTCCAACCCCCGATGAGCACTCTGCAAAGCCAATTGAATTCTTGGTCAGCCATTCCCAGACAGAGCAAGAACTATGTGATACCATATGCAATCTCAATGCCGTCAGCACATATACTG GATTAGGAGGGATGCATTTGGTTTTGTTTAGAGTTGATGGAAACCACAGATTACCGCCCACTAACCTTTCCCCTGGAGACATGGTTTGCGTGAGGATATGTGACAGTAGGGGAGCTGGCGCAACATCTTGCATCCAGGGCTTTGTTAATAATCTCGGGGATGATGGATGTAGCATTACCGTTGCTCTTGAATCCCGTCATGGGGATCCTACATTTTCAAAGCTGTTTGGCAAGAATATCCGGATAGATCGCATCCAAGGATTGGCTGATGCACTCACATATGAG CGTAATTGTGAAGCTCTAATGATGCTTCATAAGAAAGGCTTACAAAAAAAGAATTGTTCTCTAGCAGTGGTTTCTACAATTTTTGGAGACAAAGAAGATATTGCATGGCTCGAGGACAATGACATGGTAGATTGGGGTGAAGCAGAATTGAATGGGTTGTTAGATAATGAATGTTTTGACAAATCCCAGCAAAGAGCAATTGCGTTAGGTTTAAACAAGAAGCGTCCTGTACTGGTAATTCAAGGGCCTCCTGGAACTGGAAAGAGTGGGGTGCTCAAGCAACTAATTTCACTTGTTGTTAAACAGGGTGAAAGGGTACTTGTCACAGCACCTACTAATGCAGCTGTGGACAATATGGTTGAGAAGCTATCTGATATTGGAGCTAACATTGTTCGAGTTGGTAATCCAGCAAGAATATCGCCTACTGTAGCTTCCAAATCATTGGTTGAAATTGTAAATAATAGACTAGCCGATTTCAGATCAGAGTTTGAGAGGAAGAAATCTAATTTAAGGAAGGACCTTAGTCATTGCTTAAAAGATGATTCCTTGGCTGCCGGCATACGTCAGCTTCTCAAACAGTTAGGAAAGGCAatgaagaagaaggagagggAAACAGTACGAGAAATTCTTTCAAGCGCTCAAGTTGTGCTTTCCACAAATATTGGAGCAGCTGACCCCATGATTAGATGGCTCGACTCATTTGACTTGGTAGTCATAGATGAAGCGGGTCAAGCTATCGAACCTTCTTGCTGGATACCAATACTTCTTGGAAAGCGCTGTATACTTGCGGGTGACCAGTGCCAACTTGCTCCAGTGATCTTATCTAGAAAAGCCTTGGAAGGTGGTCTAGGAGTATCTTTCTTGGAAAGAGCATCAACTTTGCATGAAGGGGTTCTTGCAACGAAATTGACAATGCAATATAGGATGAACAATGCAATAGCGAGTTGGGCTTCGAAAGAGATGTATAATGGATTACTCAAGTCCTCTTCCACTGTTACTTCTCATCTTCTTTCTGATTCTCCATTTGTCAAG CAAACGTGGATAACACAATGCCCTTTGTTACTGCTCGATACGAGAATGCAATATGGAAGTCTTTCTGTTGGCTGTGAAGAACAACTAGACCCTGCTGGTACAGGTTCCTTCTACAATGATGGTGAAGCGGATATTGTTGTACAACATGTGTTTTCCTTGATTTATGCTG GTGTTAGCCCAAAGAGCATAGTAATACAGTCTCCTTATGTTGCTCAAGTCCAACTACTAAGAGACAGGCTGGAAGATATTCCCCTTGCTGCAGGTGTTGAGGTTGCAACAGTTGATAGTTTTCAAGGCCGTGAGGCGGATGCTGTGATTATATCAATG GTTCGCTCAAACAACCTCGGAGCTGTTGGATTTTTAGGAGATAGCAGACGGATGAATGTAGCGATAACCAGAGCACGTAAACACGTGGCAATTGTTTGTGACAGCTCCACAATATGCCATAACACGTTCTTGGCAAGGTTGTTGCGGCATATTAGATATTTTGGGCGGGTGAAGCATGTGGCGCCAGGTGAGTCTGGAGGATCTGGCCTAAGTATGAACCCTATGCTGCCTTCAGTTAGTTGA
- the LOC130987425 gene encoding histone-lysine N-methyltransferase ASHH3 isoform X3, translated as METDIFLLIYQTHSSIGTSGACGKDCLCGMLMSSCSSGCKCGNSCLNKPFQQRPMKKMKTVQTEKCGMGVVAEEDINQGDFVIEYVGEVIDDKTCEERLWKMKHRGETNFYLCEINRDMVIDATYKGNKSRYINHSCCPNTEMQKWMIDGETRIGIFATCDIKKGEHLTYDYQFVQFGADQDCHCGATGCRKKLGVKPTKPKIPSDAALKIVTCQVATNCPKLKAVVTNKPVYMNGVPGIGMLLQLLNGCLSQDPSQWKKRRLNCIGSVIRIDQISDRRSFGIIRRFDSDTRKHLIMFEDGNSEFLDLSKEEWEFCNF; from the exons ATGGAAACCGACATCTTCTTACTCATATATCAGACGCA TTCATCAATCGGGACTTCTGGTGCTTGCGGTAAAGATTGCCTCTGCGG TATGCTAATGTCGAGCTGTTCTTCGGGCTGTAAATGTGGGAACTCATGTCTAAATAAACCATTTCAACAAAGGcccatgaagaagatgaagactGTGCAG ACTGAGAAATGTGGAATGGGTGTTGTGGCAGAAGAAGACATCAATCAAGGAGATTTTGTGATAGAATATGTTGGAGAAG TTATTGATGACAAGACATGTGAGGAAAGACTCTGGAAAATGAAACACCGTGGTGAAACAAATTTTTACCTCTGTGAAATCAATCGAGACATGGTTATCGATGCAACTTATAAAGGAAACAAGTCGAGATACATTAATCACAGTTGTTGTCCAAATACCGAAATGCAGAAGTG GATGATTGATGGTGAAACAAGGATTGGGATATTTGCAACCTGTGATATTAAGAAGGGCGAGCATCTGACCTATGACTATCA GTTTGTGCAGTTTGGTGCAGATCAAGATTGCCACTGTGGTGCTACTGGTTGCCGAAAGAAGCTGGGAGTTAAACCCACTAAACCTAAAATACCTTCAGATGCTGCTTTGAAAATAGTAACATGTCAAGTGGCTACAAACTGTCCAAAACTAAAAGCAGTTGTAACAAATAAACCT GTCTATATGAATGGAGTTCCTGGTATAGGTATGCTGCTCCAGCTACTCAATG GATGTCTAAGTCAGGATCCTTCACAGTGGAAAAAGAGGCGTCTGAATTGCATCGGTTCAGTAATTAGAATTGATCAAATATCAGATAGAAG GTCCTTTGGGATAATAAGACGCTTTGATAGTGATACGAGAAAACATTTG ATCATGTTTGAAGATGGAAATTCTGAATTCCTGGACCTGTCAAAAGAAGAGTGGGAATTTTGTAATTTCTGA